In one Lolium rigidum isolate FL_2022 chromosome 3, APGP_CSIRO_Lrig_0.1, whole genome shotgun sequence genomic region, the following are encoded:
- the LOC124699546 gene encoding probable O-methyltransferase 2 yields the protein MAPQVPTIEVPTDAELLQAQADLWLRPYLWRHSLYYLASMGLRCAVQLGIPTAIHNLGGVTSLPDLLTALSLPPSKQPFLGRLMRVLVTSGVFAAGNDSGVEIFRLNPLSSILVHGVGADDHHIQTSFMLAVTSPHYTEAALGLADWFKKDTLGPVPSPFKDVHGVALFDDSMALLDKDFDALVNDALAAHDNLGISAIMRECHALFNGLESLTDCCGGDGTTARAITKAHPHVKCTVLDLPKEIDKVQPDGVVNYVGGDLFHTVPKSQTVMLKLVLHHWSDEDCVKILSQCRSAIPSREEGGKLIIIDIVVEPSLGPIMFEAQLLMDLAMLVYTRGRQRNENDWHELFMKAGFTDYKIIKKLGARGVFEVYK from the exons aTGGCGCCCCAGGTTCCGACTATCGAGGTTCCCACGGATGCTGAGCTGCTGCAGGCACAGGCTGACCTGTGGCTAAGG CCTTACCTGTGGAGACACAGCCTCTATTACCTCGCGTCCATGGGGCTCCGCTGCGCCGTCCAGCTCGGCATCCCGACCGCCATCCACAACCTCGGTGGGGTCACCTCGCTGCCCGACCTGCTCACCGCCTTGTCCCTGCCCCCTAGTAAACAGCCGTTCCTCGGCCGCCTAATGCGTGTCCTCGTCACGTCAGGTGTCTTTGCTGCCGGTAACGACTCGGGCGTGGAGATCTTCCGCCTCAACCCGCTGTCCAGCATCCTGGTGCATGGCGTCGGCGCCGACGACCACCACATCCAGACATCCTTCATGCTGGCCGTGACATCGCCGCACTACACCGAGGCCGCGCTGGGGCTGGCCGACTGGTTCAAGAAAGACACCCTAGGGCCCGTGCCGTCGCCGTTCAAGGACGTGCATGGCGTGGCGCTCTTCGACGACAGCATGGCGCTCCTGGACAAGGACTTCGACGCCCTGGTCAATGACGCTTTGGCCGCCCACGACAACTTAGGGATCAGCGCGATCATGCGAGAGTGCCATGCCCTCTTCAACGGGCTTGAGTCTCTCACTGACTGCTGCGGCGGCGATGGGACGACGGCGAGGGCCATCACCAAGGCCCATCCCCACGTCAAGTGCACTGTGCTGGACCTTCCCAAGGAGATCGACAAAGTGCAGCCAGATGGTGTCGTCAACTATGTTGGTGGTGACTTGTTCCACACCGTCCCAAAGTCTCAGACGGTGATGCTCAAG CTTGTGCTGCACCACTGGAGCGACGAGGATTGCGTCAAGATCTTGTCTCAGTGTAGGAGTGCCATTCCTTCACGTGAGGAAGGAGGGAAGCTGATCATCATAGACATTGTGGTTGAACCTTCTCTCGGACCAATAATGTTTGAGGCACAGCTTCTGATGGACTTGGCTATGCTTGTGTACACAAGAGGCCGTCAGCGTAACGAAAATGACTGGCATGAACTCTTCATGAAAGCAGGGTTCACTGACTACAAGATTATCAAGAAACTAGGAGCACGAGGTGTCTTCGAAGTATACAAGTGA